One Podarcis muralis chromosome 1, rPodMur119.hap1.1, whole genome shotgun sequence genomic window carries:
- the ISM2 gene encoding isthmin-2 isoform X1, translating into MSKIGGKIVLILSFVFLTTCLDAAKGLPLRKQRNHSPKERNYKLVEISTSSDTASIKEDEMPQSNKVRNLRRNGRAMPHRQKRRWPLQHAARNQLASLQPGGATQEESTPFVLDLKNLPGLANVDLSAQNPNIQVTIEVVDDPQAEMEMDLLKETSNDWSLTSSEWLSHKDLFWPLFWEYTDPMEEGEEGENLDIRSRGEEEDDDEEEEDDYTSEYDEEETVLSGVGGDWDQRWPHQKNWIFKEKYNYDYEDEEEWSPWSPCTVTCGTGNQKRTRSCGYACTATESRTCDLHRCPGADGELSLATEETPFEAENATEILNSDVDSCEKWLNCKSDFLNKYLSKVLSDLPSCPCSYPLEAVYSAVNLRDERQGKSFRWRDASGPKERLDIYKPTARFCLRSMLSLDSTTLAAQHCCYDESARLITRGKGAGAPNLISTEFSPELHYKVDMLPWILCKGDWSRYHAVRPPNNGQRCADNPPEEEYLSQLQEAREY; encoded by the exons ATCTCTACTTCATCCGACACGGCTTCAATCAAAGAAGACGAAATGCCGCAGTCTAACAAGGTCCGGAACCTGAGGCGAAATGGACGGGCCATGCCACACAGGCAGAAACGCCGTTGGCCACTGCAACATGCTGCAAGGAACCAGTTGGCATCACTCCAGCCAGGTGGCGCAACCCAGGAGGAGAGCACGCCCTTTGTGCTGGACTTGAAGAACCTGCCAGGCTTAGCCAACGTGGACCTGAGTGCCCAGAATCCAAATATACAG GTGACCATTGAGGTCGTGGATGATCCTCAGGCTGAGATGGAGATGGACCTGCTGAAGGAAACTAGCAATGACTGGTCTCTGACCTCCTCTGAGTGGCTGTCCCACAAAGACCTCTTCTGGCCACTTTTCTGGGAGTACACAGACCCcatggaggaaggggaggaaggggaaaatttGGACATTAGGAgcaggggggaagaagaagatgatgacgaagaggaggaggatgactaCACTTCAGAGTATGATGAGGAAGAAACGGTGCTGAGTGGAGTGGGAGGTGACTGGGACCAGCGGTGGCCCCATCAGAAAAACTGGATCTTCAAAGAGAAGTATAATTACG ACTATGAAGATGAAGAGGAGTGGAGCCCTTGGTCTCCGTGCACTGTAACCTGTGGCACTGGCAACCAGAAAAGAACCCGGTCTTGTGGCTACGCATGCACTGCAACGGAGTCGAGGACCTGTGACCTGCACCGCTGTCCTG GAGCAGATGGGGAGTTGTCTCTTGCCACAGAAGAGACACCATTTGAAGCTGAGAATGCCACAGAGATCCTGAACTCAG ATGTGGACAGCTGTGAGAAGTGGCTCAATTGCAAGAGCGACTTCCTCAACAAATACCTGAGCAAAGTCTTGTCGGACCTGCCCAGCTGCCCCTGCTCCTACCCGCTGGAAGCCGTCTATAGCGCCGTCAACCTGCGGGACGAGCGGCAGGGCAAGAGCTTCCGCTGGCGAGATGCCAGCGGGCCCAAGGAGCGGCTGGACATCTACAAGCCCACGGCCCGCTTCTGCCTGCGCTCCATGCTCTCCCTGGACAGCACCACGCTGGCTGCGCAGCACTGCTGCTACGACGAGAGCGCCAGGCTGATCACGCGGGGCAAGGGGGCTGGGGCCCCCAACCTCATCAGCACCGAGTTCTCCCCCGAGTTGCACTACAAGGTCGATATGCTGCCCTGGATCCTCTGCAAAGGGGACTGGAGCAGGTACCACGCCGTGAGGCCTCCGAATAACGGGCAGCGGTGTGCTGACAACCCCCCAGAGGAAGAATACCTCTCTCAGTTACAGGAGGCCAGGGAGTATTAA
- the ISM2 gene encoding isthmin-2 isoform X2, translating to MPQSNKVRNLRRNGRAMPHRQKRRWPLQHAARNQLASLQPGGATQEESTPFVLDLKNLPGLANVDLSAQNPNIQVTIEVVDDPQAEMEMDLLKETSNDWSLTSSEWLSHKDLFWPLFWEYTDPMEEGEEGENLDIRSRGEEEDDDEEEEDDYTSEYDEEETVLSGVGGDWDQRWPHQKNWIFKEKYNYDYEDEEEWSPWSPCTVTCGTGNQKRTRSCGYACTATESRTCDLHRCPGADGELSLATEETPFEAENATEILNSDVDSCEKWLNCKSDFLNKYLSKVLSDLPSCPCSYPLEAVYSAVNLRDERQGKSFRWRDASGPKERLDIYKPTARFCLRSMLSLDSTTLAAQHCCYDESARLITRGKGAGAPNLISTEFSPELHYKVDMLPWILCKGDWSRYHAVRPPNNGQRCADNPPEEEYLSQLQEAREY from the exons ATGCCGCAGTCTAACAAGGTCCGGAACCTGAGGCGAAATGGACGGGCCATGCCACACAGGCAGAAACGCCGTTGGCCACTGCAACATGCTGCAAGGAACCAGTTGGCATCACTCCAGCCAGGTGGCGCAACCCAGGAGGAGAGCACGCCCTTTGTGCTGGACTTGAAGAACCTGCCAGGCTTAGCCAACGTGGACCTGAGTGCCCAGAATCCAAATATACAG GTGACCATTGAGGTCGTGGATGATCCTCAGGCTGAGATGGAGATGGACCTGCTGAAGGAAACTAGCAATGACTGGTCTCTGACCTCCTCTGAGTGGCTGTCCCACAAAGACCTCTTCTGGCCACTTTTCTGGGAGTACACAGACCCcatggaggaaggggaggaaggggaaaatttGGACATTAGGAgcaggggggaagaagaagatgatgacgaagaggaggaggatgactaCACTTCAGAGTATGATGAGGAAGAAACGGTGCTGAGTGGAGTGGGAGGTGACTGGGACCAGCGGTGGCCCCATCAGAAAAACTGGATCTTCAAAGAGAAGTATAATTACG ACTATGAAGATGAAGAGGAGTGGAGCCCTTGGTCTCCGTGCACTGTAACCTGTGGCACTGGCAACCAGAAAAGAACCCGGTCTTGTGGCTACGCATGCACTGCAACGGAGTCGAGGACCTGTGACCTGCACCGCTGTCCTG GAGCAGATGGGGAGTTGTCTCTTGCCACAGAAGAGACACCATTTGAAGCTGAGAATGCCACAGAGATCCTGAACTCAG ATGTGGACAGCTGTGAGAAGTGGCTCAATTGCAAGAGCGACTTCCTCAACAAATACCTGAGCAAAGTCTTGTCGGACCTGCCCAGCTGCCCCTGCTCCTACCCGCTGGAAGCCGTCTATAGCGCCGTCAACCTGCGGGACGAGCGGCAGGGCAAGAGCTTCCGCTGGCGAGATGCCAGCGGGCCCAAGGAGCGGCTGGACATCTACAAGCCCACGGCCCGCTTCTGCCTGCGCTCCATGCTCTCCCTGGACAGCACCACGCTGGCTGCGCAGCACTGCTGCTACGACGAGAGCGCCAGGCTGATCACGCGGGGCAAGGGGGCTGGGGCCCCCAACCTCATCAGCACCGAGTTCTCCCCCGAGTTGCACTACAAGGTCGATATGCTGCCCTGGATCCTCTGCAAAGGGGACTGGAGCAGGTACCACGCCGTGAGGCCTCCGAATAACGGGCAGCGGTGTGCTGACAACCCCCCAGAGGAAGAATACCTCTCTCAGTTACAGGAGGCCAGGGAGTATTAA